In the Caviibacter abscessus genome, one interval contains:
- a CDS encoding PTS sugar transporter subunit IIB: MKIVTICGNGIGSSLMCKLKIEEILEEESILGVVVESSDFNSALSKGAGLYVSALELIEQLPKEVESVVIRSYVNKKKIKEDVIIKIRELLK, translated from the coding sequence ATGAAAATAGTAACAATATGTGGTAATGGTATAGGAAGCTCACTTATGTGTAAACTAAAAATTGAAGAAATTCTTGAAGAAGAAAGTATTCTAGGCGTAGTAGTAGAATCTTCAGATTTTAATTCAGCACTTTCAAAAGGAGCAGGTCTTTATGTCAGTGCTCTAGAATTAATTGAACAATTACCAAAAGAGGTTGAATCGGTAGTTATAAGAAGTTACGTGAATAAAAAGAAAATAAAAGAAGATGTAATTATAAAAATTAGAGAGTTATTAAAATAA
- a CDS encoding BglG family transcription antiterminator has protein sequence MLREREREIINLFLSSENEIIENYLKYLNISKRTFWYYLKGINTVLLKEKLNKIRVKNNTVIFYKNDMKKLLDKYCNNQNMSKNSIKNLIFLYAVFSKLGLNISKLSSTIYISRNTISYMIRNLNYEYKDGRFINLKLKDRAKLLYDILNDNDISKYTYVVIEKDIINKIKEFINKVSNKIDLKLNYSLYINLISYIYCYITFEQSDKPNNFVNYKEFKIISDIYISCFNNKDKVNSISDLIIGLSLIPDIESWINESFC, from the coding sequence ATGTTACGGGAAAGAGAAAGAGAAATTATAAATTTATTTTTAAGTAGTGAAAATGAAATAATTGAGAACTATTTAAAATATTTAAATATTAGTAAAAGAACTTTTTGGTATTATTTAAAAGGCATAAATACAGTATTATTAAAAGAAAAATTAAATAAAATACGTGTAAAAAATAATACAGTAATTTTTTATAAAAATGATATGAAAAAATTACTAGATAAATATTGTAATAATCAAAATATGTCTAAAAATAGTATAAAAAATTTAATATTTTTATATGCTGTTTTTTCTAAACTAGGACTTAATATATCAAAATTATCATCTACCATATATATTTCAAGAAACACAATTAGCTATATGATAAGAAATTTAAATTATGAATATAAAGATGGAAGATTTATTAATCTTAAATTAAAAGATAGAGCAAAATTGTTATATGACATACTAAATGATAATGATATAAGCAAATATACGTATGTTGTAATTGAAAAAGACATAATAAATAAAATAAAAGAATTTATAAATAAAGTATCAAATAAAATTGATTTAAAATTAAATTATTCTTTATATATTAATTTAATATCATATATTTATTGTTATATTACTTTTGAACAAAGTGATAAACCGAATAATTTTGTTAATTATAAAGAATTTAAAATAATTTCTGATATATATATTAGTTGTTTTAATAATAAAGATAAAGTTAATTCAATTTCTGATTTAATAATTGGTTTATCCCTAATACCTGATATAGAATCTTGGATAAATGAAAGTTTTTGTTAG
- a CDS encoding PTS sugar transporter subunit IIA gives MFNKNNTIILDKVSDWRESIKEASNPLIKNGNINWNYVDKIIENINKFGFYIVLDEYVAIPHARPEDGVCETGISFLKLNNSVLYGNEKVYLIFVIAAKNAD, from the coding sequence ATGTTTAATAAAAATAATACTATAATTTTAGATAAAGTATCTGATTGGAGAGAAAGTATAAAAGAGGCGTCTAATCCATTAATAAAAAATGGAAATATAAATTGGAATTATGTAGATAAAATAATTGAAAACATCAATAAATTTGGATTTTATATAGTTTTAGATGAATATGTTGCCATACCTCATGCTAGACCTGAAGATGGAGTATGTGAAACAGGAATTTCATTTTTAAAATTAAATAATTCAGTTTTATATGGAAATGAAAAAGTATATTTAATATTTGTAATTGCAGCAAAAAATGCAGATTAA
- a CDS encoding ABC transporter ATP-binding protein — protein sequence MIIKLENVSKSYSDKNILKNINLDVIQGERVVILGKSGSGKTTLLNIISTIDTNYEGNIYVYDKCLRKLKNFELSELRRDKLGFIFQDFGLLENFNVEENILLPTRSAGIDIKKDEYFNKLIKVLNIKDFLLKYPSELSGGEKQRVAIARAIIKRPTLVIADEITSALDIQTSRELIRYLDAVVTKFNITLLMVTHDLNIAKVCNSVYFIKDKKLIKLSDLEKAKALFFEGGEI from the coding sequence ATGATAATTAAATTGGAAAATGTTAGTAAATCATATTCTGATAAGAATATATTAAAAAATATAAATCTTGATGTTATTCAAGGAGAAAGAGTGGTGATACTTGGAAAGAGTGGAAGTGGAAAAACAACGTTATTAAATATAATATCAACTATAGATACAAATTATGAAGGGAATATATATGTATACGATAAATGTTTACGTAAATTAAAAAATTTTGAGCTGTCTGAGTTGCGACGAGATAAACTAGGATTTATTTTCCAAGATTTTGGGCTTTTAGAGAATTTTAATGTTGAAGAAAATATATTACTTCCTACCAGAAGTGCAGGGATTGATATAAAAAAAGATGAATATTTTAATAAACTTATAAAAGTGCTCAATATTAAGGATTTCTTGTTAAAATATCCTTCAGAACTATCTGGTGGAGAGAAACAAAGAGTTGCTATTGCTAGAGCTATTATTAAGAGACCTACACTAGTTATTGCTGATGAGATTACATCTGCACTGGATATTCAAACTTCTAGAGAACTTATCAGATACTTAGATGCAGTAGTTACCAAATTTAACATAACCTTATTGATGGTAACTCATGATCTTAATATTGCTAAAGTTTGTAATTCGGTATATTTTATAAAAGATAAAAAGTTGATTAAACTTAGTGATTTAGAGAAGGCGAAAGCATTATTTTTTGAAGGTGGTGAAATTTAA
- a CDS encoding BglG family transcription antiterminator, which translates to MLGKLIYSVSKRINVDLTKDQILYNFLLSHLKIAIYRLKKNISLDNTYYVDLINKHDKMFHLITEEIQEIEKIYNIVFTKIEISLLCFHFNASLERVIYKDRKKVVLVCALGYGSSKVLEYNLKENFDIDILDVLPIHMLNESLLNDKNIDYILTTSDLDNINAIKINPLLKEEDYKKLMNLGIKNKKRKILVDSFVEDIKNNLGVENKELKKYLLKIYGEYFYTNQMKYSFLINMINENNVRVINSIPTFEEAIKEVGNILIKNKTCSVKYVNGMIENVRKFGSYIIVEDGIAIPHSNLETEAYKTDFSILILKKFIKFGNKKAKIFFGYSSTNKYEHLSFLKEFYNLILNKDFLDNLDNINNANDFINYLIQSEVQYNV; encoded by the coding sequence TTGTTAGGAAAATTAATATATTCAGTAAGTAAAAGAATAAATGTAGATTTAACAAAAGATCAAATTTTATATAATTTTCTTTTATCGCATTTAAAGATTGCAATATATAGACTTAAAAAAAATATTTCATTGGATAATACATATTATGTTGATTTAATAAATAAACATGACAAAATGTTTCATTTAATTACTGAAGAAATACAGGAGATAGAAAAAATATACAATATAGTATTTACAAAAATTGAAATATCATTATTATGTTTTCATTTTAATGCTTCATTAGAAAGGGTAATTTATAAAGATAGAAAAAAAGTTGTATTAGTCTGTGCATTAGGATATGGTAGTTCAAAAGTTTTAGAATATAATTTGAAAGAAAATTTTGATATAGATATATTAGATGTCTTACCTATACATATGTTAAATGAAAGTTTGTTAAATGATAAAAATATTGATTATATTTTAACTACATCAGATTTAGATAACATTAATGCGATAAAAATAAATCCCTTATTAAAAGAAGAAGATTATAAAAAACTTATGAACTTAGGAATAAAAAATAAAAAGAGAAAAATTTTAGTTGATAGTTTCGTAGAAGACATTAAAAATAATTTAGGTGTTGAAAATAAAGAATTAAAAAAATATTTATTAAAAATATATGGTGAATATTTTTATACAAATCAAATGAAATATAGTTTTTTAATTAATATGATAAATGAAAATAATGTTAGGGTTATTAATAGTATTCCTACATTTGAGGAGGCTATAAAGGAAGTAGGAAATATACTTATAAAAAATAAAACTTGTAGCGTAAAATATGTAAATGGAATGATAGAAAATGTTAGAAAATTTGGTTCGTATATTATTGTTGAAGACGGTATTGCTATACCTCATTCTAATCTTGAAACAGAAGCATATAAAACAGATTTTTCTATACTTATATTAAAAAAATTTATAAAATTTGGAAATAAAAAAGCAAAAATTTTTTTTGGATACAGTAGTACAAATAAATATGAACATTTAAGCTTTTTAAAAGAATTTTATAATTTAATACTTAACAAGGATTTTTTAGACAATTTAGATAATATTAATAATGCAAATGATTTTATAAATTACTTAATTCAAAGTGAGGTTCAATATAATGTTTAA
- a CDS encoding transaldolase, which translates to MSINIYADGAILEDMLELYNNYPFIKGFTTNPSLMKKAGIKNYEEFARKVLENIKDVPISFEVFSDDFETMKKEAEIISSWGDNVYVKIPIMDSRGVYSNDVITYLSNKGIKLNITAILTLEQVKLAVNCFKDGTKNIVSVFAGRISDSGRDATIYMKQAKEICNRKNGVELLWASPREAYNIVQADELGVDIITVTKDLILKYSKFGKDLEQISKETVQMFVDDAKRLGYTII; encoded by the coding sequence ATGAGTATAAACATATATGCAGATGGTGCAATATTAGAAGATATGTTAGAACTTTACAATAATTATCCATTTATCAAAGGTTTTACAACTAATCCAAGCTTAATGAAAAAAGCAGGAATAAAAAATTATGAGGAATTTGCACGAAAAGTTTTAGAAAATATAAAAGATGTTCCTATATCATTTGAAGTATTTTCAGATGACTTTGAAACTATGAAAAAAGAAGCTGAGATAATATCATCTTGGGGAGACAATGTTTATGTAAAAATTCCAATAATGGATTCAAGAGGAGTTTATTCAAATGATGTTATAACGTATTTATCAAATAAGGGAATAAAGTTAAATATAACAGCTATATTAACGCTTGAGCAAGTTAAACTTGCTGTAAATTGTTTTAAAGATGGTACTAAAAATATAGTTTCAGTTTTTGCAGGAAGAATATCTGATTCAGGCAGAGATGCTACAATTTATATGAAACAAGCAAAAGAAATATGTAATAGAAAAAATGGAGTAGAACTTTTATGGGCAAGTCCAAGAGAAGCTTATAATATAGTTCAAGCAGATGAACTTGGAGTAGATATAATAACAGTTACAAAAGATTTAATATTGAAGTATTCGAAATTTGGGAAAGATTTAGAACAAATATCGAAAGAAACAGTACAAATGTTTGTTGATGATGCTAAGAGGTTAGGATATACTATTATATAA
- a CDS encoding ATP-binding cassette domain-containing protein, protein MSVGEKQRLCLAKALLKNKDVLILDEFTSNLDICNEEEITKNILKSLNDKIVIVITRRFKVLDYCDVVYETKDGCCNIILQDKI, encoded by the coding sequence ATGTCAGTAGGAGAAAAACAAAGATTATGTTTGGCTAAAGCACTGCTGAAAAACAAAGATGTATTGATATTGGATGAATTCACATCAAATTTAGACATATGTAACGAAGAAGAAATTACAAAAAATATTTTGAAGAGTTTGAATGACAAAATTGTGATTGTAATAACTCGTAGATTTAAAGTGTTAGACTATTGTGATGTGGTTTATGAAACTAAGGATGGATGTTGTAATATTATCTTACAAGATAAAATCTGA